The Polyangium mundeleinium genome contains the following window.
CGCGACGAACCTTCATTTCGGCCCGTTCATGACCGTCGAAGACGCGGCGTTCGACAAGACGATCGAGGTCAACCTGAAGGGCTATTTCTACACGTCGCGTGAGCTCGTCCGGCACCTCGTCGATCGCAACGCGCCGGGGGCGATCGTGAACGTGGCGAGCGTGGCGGGCCTGATGGGGGCGCCGCTCCAGGGCATGTACGGGACGACGAAGGCCGCGGTGATGTCGATGACGCAGACGATGGCGGTCGAGCTCGGTTCGAGCGGGATCCGCGTCAACGCGATCGCGCCGGGCCTCGTGGATACGCGGTTCGCCGCGGCGCTCGTGCAGAACAAGGATATCGTCGATCGGGTCGTGGGGCGGACGCCGCTCGGGAGGTACGGGCAGCCGGACGAGATCGCCGGCGCGGCGCTCTACCTCGCCTCCGACGCGGCGTCGTTCCTGACGGGGCAGACGATCGTGGTGGATGGCGGCATGACCATCGCGTGAGGGAAGGAAGATGGATCAGCAAAGCTTGCAAGACCGCTACGCGCCGCAGAGCTGCTGCTTCGGCTGCGGGCCGGCGAACGAGAAGGGGCTGCGGATCAAGAGCCACGTGGAAGGGGACGAGGTCGTCGCCACGTGGGTGCCCGAGCCGTACCACCAGGCGTTCCCGGGCATGCTCAATGGCGGGATCATCGGCGCGCTCCTCGATTGCCATTCGAACTGGACGGCGGCGCATCACCTGATGGAGCGGGGCGGCCTCGACAAACCGCCCTGCACGGTGACGGCCGATTTCCACGTGAAGCTGAAGCGACCGACGCCGCTCGAGCGCGTGCTGCTCCGGGCGCGGGTCGCCGACGTGGCCGAGGATCGGTGCGTGATCGAGGCGACGCTGGAGGCCGGCGGGAAGATCACGGCGACGTGTCGCGGGACGTTCGTCGCGGTGAAAGAGGGGCATCCGGCGTACCACCGCTGGTAGGCCCGACCGGTCCGAGGATCCGGGAGAGTTCTTCGAAGAGCCGCTGCGGCTCGACGGGTTTGCCCACGTGGCCGTCGAAGCCCGCGCGCAAGGCGCGGTCGCGGTCGGCGTCACGGGTGAAGGCCGTCACGGCGACGACCGGGATCGACGGGGCGTGTGTCCCGCTGCGCACGGCGCGGACGAGGTGAAACCCGTCCTCGCCGGGCAAAGCAAGCTCGCTCAGCACCAAGGAGGGCCAGCCGGACGCGATCACGCACAGCGCCTCCGCTGCGCTCGACGCCATCCGCGTCTCGGCGCCCTCCTCCAGGAGCAGGCGCGAAAGGA
Protein-coding sequences here:
- a CDS encoding glucose 1-dehydrogenase, whose product is MKSWINVEGKVAIVTGGSRGIGESIAKALGQSGAKVAIASRKKEGLDGAVERLRKEGVTALAFTCHTGKPDDVQRLFQQVVAAFGKVDVLVNNAATNLHFGPFMTVEDAAFDKTIEVNLKGYFYTSRELVRHLVDRNAPGAIVNVASVAGLMGAPLQGMYGTTKAAVMSMTQTMAVELGSSGIRVNAIAPGLVDTRFAAALVQNKDIVDRVVGRTPLGRYGQPDEIAGAALYLASDAASFLTGQTIVVDGGMTIA
- a CDS encoding PaaI family thioesterase, which gives rise to MDQQSLQDRYAPQSCCFGCGPANEKGLRIKSHVEGDEVVATWVPEPYHQAFPGMLNGGIIGALLDCHSNWTAAHHLMERGGLDKPPCTVTADFHVKLKRPTPLERVLLRARVADVAEDRCVIEATLEAGGKITATCRGTFVAVKEGHPAYHRW